The genomic window TTTTTGAAGACTATCTGATCAAGGTCCTTGAGAAAATCCCCAAGGGTACGTATGGAACTTTTGCAGAAGGCCTGTCCTCTCCGCGACCACCTCCCAGCCTGGGACCTGGGCACGTGTGGCCCCACTGAACCTCGAGCTCACCTGCTGCATGGGAACCCACAGGCCCATTTCACTGTGGTCGAGCCAGCTTGGCCGCCAGCCATGTGACCTGTGTGGCAAGTTCTCAGCGTCTCTGTACAGTGAGGACAATGAGAGTTCTGTGGCCTGGATCACATTTCATCATCacatactgggttggccaaaaagttcccttgggtttttctgtaccatcttataGAAAACCccgaatgaactttctggccaaccccaAATCACAGTGCCTGACGTTCAGCTAGCACCCAGGAAATGCCAGCTATTGTTATTATCtcatttgtctttggttttgctCTTAGGAGCTAAAATTACAGACATCTGCAATGGGTTTCTGTGTCTCGTTTGATCATGGTTTGTGCCAGAAtccactgtgatcagtgctgGGAATTTGGTAGGAAATGGAAGGGAAGTCATAGTTACATATTTGTATTATTATCATCATATTATTATCTTTACACCatcaataataaaataactgttattgtttatgaaatatttactCTGTGCTAAGGTATAAGTCCTCCTTACGAggtgccagggcttcccaggtagctcagtggtaaagaatctgcctgtcaaagaacgagatgcaggagacgcaggtttgatccctgggtcaggaagatcccctggaaaaggaaatggcaatccagtattcttgcctggagaatcccagggacagtagagcctggcaggctacagtccatggggttgcaaacagttggatatgactgggtgactgagcatgcatacacgtAGGAGCTTCTGGGAACTGTATTACCTAGGCTCAGAGACGTTAAgggactcacccaaggtcacccagccagGAAGTGGTGGAGCTGGGTCTCAGACTTTGGTCTATCTGATTTCAGAGccactgtgctaagtgctctgGAGCTGTGGGAGCCCCAAGGACTCTGCCCtggaggtcagggaaggcttcatggaggaggggGCCACTCATGGAGCTCAAAGGTGTTCAGCAAAGGGGAACCAGCGctgcaggcagagggaacagcacaaACGTAGGCTGGAGCCCCGCGTGGTGTGTTTGGGGCTGGTGAGTTCCAGTGTGCTGGAACACCGGGGCCCGGCAGGGGTTGCTGGGAGGTGTGATTGGAAGGTTGAGCAGCACCAGAGAGCCTTGAGCACCGAGCCAAGGAGGGGCACAGGGCTCCAGTCCAAGCACAGGTCTTGATGTGGACCCAGCGCCCAGGGCTGCTGCCAGCAACCTCCTAGGTTGGGGCCTTCCTAGCCATGCAACCCTGTTCAACCCACCTAGAAGGAGCAAACACCAAGGCTGGGGCCTGTTCACTCAGGGCAGCAACGACCCCTGTCCTCTTCCTGCAGGCTCCCCCAGCCAGCAGTTTCTCCTGGGGGTTCCAGGGGATGGGGCAGGGCGTGGGGAGTCTCCTGCCTCGCTCGACAGTGATCCAGAATCACTCAATCCTGAATCCTTGCAGCCTTTCAAATGCTGAGGCTTCTCCTGAAGGGACAGGAGGTGTGGGTGATGGAGCCTTCTCAACTCTGAGGCTCCAGCTGACAGCAGCAGTTCCCCACCACCACCGTGTGAGcatcactgcagggggcaggcaggggcTGGGCATTCTGTGCCCACCCATCCTGCCACGCACTGTCTCCGTAGGCTACAACCAAGGGGAGGAGCCGGAAGAAACCCCGGTGGCAGCCATGGTGGAGCACTACGGGAAGCTCTTCGCAGTCAGCCAGGACATCCAGAAGCGTCTCAAGGCCTTCCTCGAGATGAACCAGGCCGTCCACAAGAGCCTGGAGTCTCTAGAGGAGGGTCACAGGGCTCTGATCCTGGTAACAGCTGCCTGAAGCCTGGCTCATCCCCCTGGGCAGAGAACTGGGGTGTAGGCACCTACCGCTCTCTGCACCCCAGAAGAAGGCTTGGAGCAGGGGTGGGCTGCTGGGAATCTGGGTGGGGCTGTCACTCCAGAGCCTTGTTCTGAATCCCTTTCCCTCCGCTTCTGCTGGGTGTGTCCCCTGGAAAACTCAGCTTATACTTAAAAAGTAATCTTTGTGGTAGAAAAGTCAGGAGTGCTAGATTCAGACAGACTGAGTTTCAAATTCCTCTTTAGCCTCTGACTAGCTCCATGATCCTGGGCACGatcctctctaagcctcagtttcttcaactgtgAAATGGGGGCAATACAACCTAGCTGGTAGGCAGTTGTGAGACACCGAACAGAAACTGTCTCAGAGTAAATGCCCCCAGAGGTCATCTCTCTCATATTTGGTTTATCTTCTAATAAATTCAACTTTCACCCCAAGGGATGGAAATTCCATGCAGAAGAAACTGCCCTGGCAAAGGCATGGCATGATGAATTTTTGTGCTGCAGCTGGGACCTGGGGACACGACAGGACAGAGGACAGGGACGTGGAGAgggagaaaacaggaaaagagagGCTGACGGGTTGGTTGATTCTTGCAAGGACCTGGCTTGGAGTTTGCAGCCAGTCTCTGCCCCCTAGTGGTAGCACTAAAAACCTACACCattttttctctatctctttttttcctttgaggaaatgcagttcaattcagttcagtcgctcagtcgtgttcactctttgcgaccccatgaaccgcagcatgccaggcctccctgtccatcaccaactccggagtttacccagactcatgtccattgagtcagtgatgccatccaaccatctcatcctctgttgtccccttctcctcctgcccccaatccctcccagcatcaaggtcttttccaatgagtcaactcttcacatgaggtggccgaagtattggtgtttcagcttcagcatcagtccttccaatgaacacccaggactttatgatggactggttggaactccttgcagtccaaggatctctcaagaatcttctccaacatcacagttcaaaagcatcaattcttcagtgctcatctttctttatagtccaactctcacattcatacatgactactggaaaaaccatagccttgactagacagacctttgttgacaaagtaatgtctctgctttttaatatgccgtctaggttggtcataactttccttccaaggagtaagcatcttttaatttcatggctgcaatcaccatctgcagtgattttggagcccaaaaaagtaaagtcagccactgtttccactgtttccgcatctatttgccatgaagtgatgggaccggatgccatgatcttagttttctgaatgttgaactttaagccaactttttcactctcctctttcactttcatcaagaggctttttagttcctcttcactttctgccataagggtggtgtcatctgcacatctgaggttattgatatttctcccggcaatcttgattccagcttgtgcttcatccagcccagcatttctcatgatgtactctgcatataagttaaataagcagggtgacaatatacagccttgacttactcctttccttatttggaaccagtctgttgttccatgtccaattctgactgttgcttcctaacctgcatacaggtttctcgagaggcaggtcaggtggtctggtattcccatctcttgaagaattttccacaggttattgtgatccacacaatcaaaggctttggcatagtcaataaagcagaaatagatgtttttctggaactctcttgctttatcgatgatccatcggatgttggcaatttgatctctggttcctctgcctttcgtaaaaccagcttgaacatctggaagttcacggttcacgtattgctgaagcctggcttggagaattttgagcattactttactagcgtgtgagatgaatgcaattgtgtggtagtttgagcagtctttggcattgcctttctttgggattggaatgaaaactgatcttttccagtcctgtggcccctgctgagttaaGGGACAGTGTGAAAAGCACTTAACATGCTTTATCTCATTCAGATGTCACACCAGCACCCCAAGGTAGGTGTTTCTATTCCTAGAGCTGAGACTAGGGGAGGTGAGTGAGGTGTGCAAGTGCAATATTGGATCCCAActttattgaaaattttaatattttgctcatcatacattattttttgcattaactttgatttttaaaaacatcgcATTAAAATATTGATGATATTAGTTCTGAGCCAAGTGTTGCACTTTAGTCCCAGGCAggctatttttctcattttcgaAGTAAGGAAACGAGGGCTCAGAAAAGTGAGGAGTCATGTATATCCTGTGTCCCCCAGCACATCCTCACGGGGCCTGGCGGGGGAGTGTGCCCAGCACAGCCTGTGCCCCAGAGGCCTTCACAGCCTTATCCCCAACCCAGGGTCCTCCCAGCAGCCCTGCAGCCGGAAGGGCCCAGACAGGTGGTTTTGCTTATGGAGAGTGAAACAGGGTTCTAGGAgctgagctgggattcaaaccccagttggcctgaaaagtgaaagtgtttgtcactcagtagagcttccctggtgactccggttaaagcgtctgcctgcaatgagggaaacctgggttcagtccctgggttgggaagatcccctggagaaggaaatggcaacccactccagtattcttgcctggagaatcccatggacggaggaaattggtgggctacagtccacagggttgcaaagagtcagacacgactgagtgacttcactttcttactttcatgtctgactctttgcgactgcatggactgtagcccgccaggctcctgtatccatagaattctccagtcaagaaatactggagtgggttgccatgccctcctcgtgggatcgaacctgggtgtcccgcattgcaggcaaattgtttgccacctgagccaccagagaacaccTAGACATACCTTTCCCTACATCTCCTGGTGCTTTGAATGGCTCTGACTCCCCCCAGAACTTTCTGATCCCCGAACTTTTCACCCCCACTCCCATCCTCGCTCAGACCACCCTGAGCACTGAGCTCCTGGACCAGGCCCAGGGCAGATGCCCCCGGGGAGGGTCTGCTGCATCGAAGTGACCCAGCCACCCTCACCGCAGCGCCTCAAGATCCGGCTGTGCCAGCTGCAGAGGAGGTGTCACCGCAAGCAGGAGCAGTGGCAGCAGCTGGAACATGGATTCACCCTCCAGAAAGACGTGGGCAGCTGTGAGGTGAGCTCAGTctgctgggtgggtgggggtggggcaagggCTGGGGGCTGCTGTCTCCTCCATAATATCagccctcaacacacacacacacacacacacacacacacacacacacaccacttaccCACTTCTCCCTCACGgcttgttgttgtcgttcagttgccaagttgtatctgactctttgtgaccccatggactgcagcatgccactcttccctgtccttcaccatttcccagggtttgcccaagttcatgcccatccAGTCGCTGATGCCATTcatccatctcttcctctgtcttcccctcctcctcctgccttcagtctttcgcagaatcagggtctttactaataagtcagttcttcgcatcaggtggccagactagaggagcttcagcttcagcatcagtctttccagtaactcttcagggttgatttcctttaggattgactgctctGATTTGGTGGCTATTAGTTTTCAAAGGGCTTCTCTAAGATGAGGCAGATGCTGAGGCCACAGGCTGTTAAGGTAGCTGGGATGCCCCCATTCAGGCATGTGCACCCCTAAATAATGTGATTCTTATTCGTATTCTATTTCACCTTGGAGAAGAGTGATGCTCAGAAAGAATAAGTCAGGGCTGAAGTCAAGGGacttgaagctatggtttttccagttctcaggtatggatgtgagagttggactataaagaaagctgagctccgaagaattgatgcttttgaactgtggtgttggaggatactcttgagagtcctttggactgcgaggagatgcaaccagtccatcctaaaggaaatcagttctgaatattcattggaaggactgatgctgaagctgaaactccaacactttggccacctggtgtgaagaactgactcatctgaaaagaccctgatgctgggaaagattgaaggcgggaggagaaggggacgacagaggatgagatggttggatggcatcactgactcagtggacatgagtttgagtaagctccgggagctggtgatgaacagggaagcctggtgtgctgcagtccatggggctgcaaagagtcacgactgagcgactgaactgaactggagtcaGGAGCCAAGATTTCTGGGTTTAATCCTTTGAGCCTCTCTTTCCTGGGCTGGGGATTGTGCACTAGTTACCTTCTGAACACCCCCCAGGTCCTCCCCATGCCAGAGTCTGCACCGTACTAGCCTCGGGGTTtgctgggaggaggtggggaagcCAGGCTGGGGAACAGGGCTGTGCTGGGCACACCCCACATGGGCAGGGTGCAGTCGGTGAATGTGGGACCTTCTCAGGCCCTATGGGAGACTAGTTTGGCAGACACGAGCATTGGAGTCCATGGGCTTCTACTCCCAGCCAAGGAGCCCTGAGGGGGAGCTGGATCGGCCGCAGTTTACAGAGCCTGTTCTGGGTCTTTCTCTTTAAGGTGGGAAGCAAGGAAGCCGCAGCTAATGATGACTCCGAAGACCTGAAGTGTGGGACTCTGGAGCTGCCCCGAGTGAGGAGCCCTGGGTTCCTTCACGTTCCCCCCGACCAAGCCCCTCCGTTGGGTGTGGACCTCAGGTGTCCCCAGCTGGGTGGACTCTCTGGAAAGCCAGTCCATCCTGTGTCCCTCTTTGCAGGGGAGGATGCTCTGGCTCCGGGGAGTGGAGGGACTCATCCCAGCCCCTTTGGGTGTGGAGCACAGACCGAGATGAGAAGGTGGCTCCTGGCTCCAGGATGCCTATCTGGCCTGAgcaaggtggggagagggggcaggggaTTCTAAGAGGGGGCCCCAGCCTGCTCCCCTCCCTGCAGAACGAGCTGCTCAACTACGTGCAAGTGGCCATCAATGACATGGCCCGGCAGTGCTGCTCTGCTGCCCACGCTGTGCCCAGGGGCATGGGCCTCTTCTCCAAGCTTGACCTCATCCAGGTGAGGACTTGTGCTTCCCAGGCAGGCTTCGACCTGAGCCTGTCCTGGGCCTCGGCTCCTGGTGTGTCCGTGGTGAGCTGCCCTGTTGGCCCTTCCCTCCCTGGCTGCGTGGTGCCTGCATGTGTGCAGTAGGGTCTTGGGGTCTTTTTTAGCCTCTCAACAAACTTGTAGTGAGCACCTATTGGTGCTGGGTCAGAGTTGTAAAGGAAATCCTGTCCTGCCTGGTCTTAATGTGTAGTCCACTTTGTtacatcacatacacacacacaaacacatacagggTACACACTCATACAGATAGTCATATGGTCTCGCCAAACACCCT from Bos taurus isolate L1 Dominette 01449 registration number 42190680 breed Hereford chromosome 21, ARS-UCD2.0, whole genome shotgun sequence includes these protein-coding regions:
- the CCDC197 gene encoding uncharacterized protein CCDC197 isoform X1, encoding MLAARDAGQEAGPSDPGNKDRGLQVLFQELCQLQAKQRKLKREVEKHKVFEDYLIKVLEKIPKGYNQGEEPEETPVAAMVEHYGKLFAVSQDIQKRLKAFLEMNQAVHKSLESLEEGHRALILRLKIRLCQLQRRCHRKQEQWQQLEHGFTLQKDVGSCEVGSKEAAANDDSEDLKCGTLELPRNELLNYVQVAINDMARQCCSAAHAVPRGMGLFSKLDLIQEFMLDKMETVRFISLLTGPIVCWTANNPNNQGLRSYPRPFRKHSVSEDSTPRNLFPSTQTSECFNLS
- the CCDC197 gene encoding uncharacterized protein CCDC197 (The RefSeq protein has 1 substitution compared to this genomic sequence), translating into MLAARDAGQEAGPSDPGNKDRGLQVLFQELCQLQAKQRKLKREVEKHKVFEDYLIKVLEKIPKGYNQGEEPEETPVAAMVEHYGKLYAVSQDIQKRLKAFLEMNQAVHKSLESLEEGHRALILRLKIRLCQLQRRCHRKQEQWQQLEHGFTLQKDVGSCEVGSKEAAANDDSEDLKCGTLELPRNELLNYVQVAINDMARQCCSAAHAVPRGMGLFSKLDLIQEFMLDKMETVRFISLLTGPIVCWTANNPNNQGLRSYPRPFRKHSVSEDSTPRNLFPSTQTSECFNLS
- the CCDC197 gene encoding uncharacterized protein CCDC197 isoform X2; the protein is MLAARDAGQEAGPSDPGNKDRGLQVLFQELCQLQAKQRKLKREVEKHKVFEDYLIKVLEKIPKGYNQGEEPEETPVAAMVEHYGKLFAVSQDIQKRLKAFLEMNQAVHKSLESLEEGHRALILRLKIRLCQLQRRCHRKQEQWQQLEHGFTLQKDVGSCEVGSKEAAANDDSEDLKCGTLELPREFMLDKMETVRFISLLTGPIVCWTANNPNNQGLRSYPRPFRKHSVSEDSTPRNLFPSTQTSECFNLS